The DNA region TATGACGAGAGTGCGGCCGGTCACCGATTCGAGGTTTCCCGGCTCCGCCGCCCACCCAGCACCGGCGGCGATCACCTGGGGCGCTTCGTCCAGCGCCTGCCGCAAGGCGGCTCGCTCCAGATCGCGGAAGTGGGGTTCACCATGGCCCGCGAAGATCTCGCGGATTGGCTGTCCGGCATCGCGGACGATCCGCTCGTCAAGGTCGCACCACGACGCTTCGAGCAGCTTCGCTGCATGCGGCGCCACGGCGCTCTTCCCCGCGCCCGGAAGCCCGATCAGGATGATGTGACGGGGAGCGGTCAGCCGCCCTCCGACCGGGGGGCGGCAGCGTCGGATTGGGCGCGAACGGCATCCCAGCGGCGCCCGGCGGCGGCGAGGTACCCTTCGAGATTACGGCGAGTCTCGGTCAGCGCATCCCCACCAAACTTCTCCAGCATCGCGTCGGCGAGGACAATCGCAACCAGCGCTTCCGCGATCACCCCCATGGCGGGAACCGCGGTCACGTCGGAGCGTTCGCTCTGTGCGTTGGCTTCGGCGCCGGTGGCGAGGTTGACGGTCTTGAGCGGCGACATCAACGTCGAGATCGGCTTCATCGCGACGCGCACAACGAGCGGCTCGCCGGTGGTCATTCCCCCTTCGAGTCCGCCGGCGTTGTTGCCAATGCGCGCAAAGCCGGCGCGGGGGTCGCGTGCACTCGGGGAACGATCCCTCGCTTCGCTCGGGATGACATCGGAAGGCGTTACGCCATCGGATGTCACAATCGGATCGTGTACCGCGGAGCCGGGGCGCCGCGCGGCTTCGAAGCCGAGACCGATTTCGACGCCTTTCACTGCGGGGATCGACATCAGCGTTCCGGCGAGGCGACCGTCGAGCTTCCTGTCCCAGCTCACGTGGCTGCCGAGACCGACCGGGAGCCCGCGCGCAACGACTTCGATTTCGCCGCCGAGGGTGTCGCCGTCCTTTTTCGCCCGGTCGATGCGCGCGATCATCTCCGCTTCAGCAACGGGGTCGAGCGTCCGCACCGGTGAGGCGTCGCTGGCGTCGTCGAGGGGTGCGGGGAGCGGCGCCGGCGCGTTGGCGCGGATTCCGCCCAGCGAGACGAGATGGGAACCGATCTCGACGCCAAGCTCCGCGAGGAGGCATCGTGCCACGGCGCCCGCGGCGACCCGCGCCGCCGTTTCCCGCGCCGAAGCGCGTTCGAGGATGTCGCGGGCATCGAGTCGGTCGTACTTGATCACGCCGACCAGATCGGCATGGCCGGGCCGCGGCCGCGTGACCCGGCGCCGGCGCGCGTCGCCAGGCGTTCCCTCGGCGGCCATGACGTCTTCCCAGTTGGCCCAGTCTCGATTGTGAATCAGCATCGCGATCGGCGACCCGATCGTCTCGCCGGCGCGAACTCCGGCGAGCCATTCGATGCGATCCTGCTCGATTTTCATGCGCGCACCGCGGCCGTATCCCTGCATCCGGCGGCCGAGATCCTTGTCGACCGCCGCAGCATCGATCGGAAGGCCGGCGGGAACGCCCTCGACGATGACGACGAGTGCCTTGCCGTGCGATTCGCCTGCGGTCGTGAAGCGGAAGTGCATGATAGAGGATAGCGGAGCGAGAAAGGGCCCCGCAACTTCGCGGGGCCCCTCTCAATGTTCCGGTTCGTCGCCGATCAGTTCGTGGCGGCGGGGTCGTCGAGGATCCGCGGCGTCACCAGGATGATCAGATCCTGGCGGTGCTCGCTGTTGGTCGTGAAGGAGAAGAGGTTGCCGAGGAAGGGCAGCCGCGACAGGAGCGGGATGCCGGACCGGTTGCGGGTCACCGTCGTCACCGTGAGCCCGGCGATCACCGCAGTCTCGCCGTCGTTGACAAGCAGACGGGTGATGCCGTGCTGGATCGGGATGTTGAAGCCGAGGTCGACCGACGCGAGGAGCTGGATCGACGAGCGCTCCACGTCGAGGTCCATCGAGATCTGCCGGTTGGCCGTGACGTGCGGCGTCGCCGTGAGCTTGATGCCGGTTTCCTTGAACTGCACGTTGGCGCGCGGCGCGGTGTTGGCCTGGCCGAACGACGACGCGTCGATGACCCGCACCGGCGTCTGCTCACCGGAGACCAGCTGTGCCTGCCGGTTGTCGAGCGTATTGACGATCGGCTGCGCTTCGACGTCGGTGAGCTGCACCTGTTCGAGGGCCGACAGGAACGACGTGAGCGAGAAGCCGCCGATCGCTGTTGAAAACATCAGGTCGAGTGCCGAACCGGAGATCAGCGCGTCGGCGTTGGAGACGGCGGCGATGGCGTTGCCGCCAAGATCGACGACGTTCTGACCCGGGATGAACGGCTGCCCCGTGGTCGGATCGGTGCGCTGCACCACGCTGTTGAAGAACTGATTCGCAGTGCCGACGTCGTACTTGACGCCGAGTTGCTGGAGTTCGGTGCGGTCGACGAAGATCAGCTTCGCGGCGATCGAGATCGTCGGCGTCTTGAGGTCGAGGTTCTGGATGAACCCTTCGATTGCCGAGATCCGCTGTCCGCCGTCAACGATGATCAGCGAGTTGGTCGAGGTGTCAGCCACCACC from Gemmatimonadales bacterium includes:
- a CDS encoding shikimate kinase; its protein translation is MGCRSRPIRRCRPPVGGRLTAPRHIILIGLPGAGKSAVAPHAAKLLEASWCDLDERIVRDAGQPIREIFAGHGEPHFRDLERAALRQALDEAPQVIAAGAGWAAEPGNLESVTGRTLVIYLSIAPSDAAARLAGDRTRPLLDGDELERRITDLFRIRERFYRLADLEIATGDAAVEAVAAAVSVAARQYGNW
- the aroC gene encoding chorismate synthase; its protein translation is MHFRFTTAGESHGKALVVIVEGVPAGLPIDAAAVDKDLGRRMQGYGRGARMKIEQDRIEWLAGVRAGETIGSPIAMLIHNRDWANWEDVMAAEGTPGDARRRRVTRPRPGHADLVGVIKYDRLDARDILERASARETAARVAAGAVARCLLAELGVEIGSHLVSLGGIRANAPAPLPAPLDDASDASPVRTLDPVAEAEMIARIDRAKKDGDTLGGEIEVVARGLPVGLGSHVSWDRKLDGRLAGTLMSIPAVKGVEIGLGFEAARRPGSAVHDPIVTSDGVTPSDVIPSEARDRSPSARDPRAGFARIGNNAGGLEGGMTTGEPLVVRVAMKPISTLMSPLKTVNLATGAEANAQSERSDVTAVPAMGVIAEALVAIVLADAMLEKFGGDALTETRRNLEGYLAAAGRRWDAVRAQSDAAAPRSEGG
- a CDS encoding secretin N-terminal domain-containing protein, producing MKLGTISWALLPILVGLSPSPSRPQPEGQVSSLSLSSIAGTARLTIAADRGVEVRQSQLQNPARLILDFEPATKGDFPAYDGQRRGAISDIRVNQYKPDVVRVVIEFDRMPDLRVEQGLDGSVSVAYADQPFAAWGSMPHAIAATSDATPVLVRSAASSASIPLSQSTRPSYAQQGDSTRFSVNWDKTPIEDALNQLAVRAHRSIVPGKNVNGTVSMTLTNQTWSEIFQALLAQQGLSATVMAGDIIRVDSPEELAKNDSIEPLTQKVIRLNYAKAAEMANNVKGMLTKRGSVVADTSTNSLIIVDGGQRISAIEGFIQNLDLKTPTISIAAKLIFVDRTELQQLGVKYDVGTANQFFNSVVQRTDPTTGQPFIPGQNVVDLGGNAIAAVSNADALISGSALDLMFSTAIGGFSLTSFLSALEQVQLTDVEAQPIVNTLDNRQAQLVSGEQTPVRVIDASSFGQANTAPRANVQFKETGIKLTATPHVTANRQISMDLDVERSSIQLLASVDLGFNIPIQHGITRLLVNDGETAVIAGLTVTTVTRNRSGIPLLSRLPFLGNLFSFTTNSEHRQDLIILVTPRILDDPAATN